In Intestinibacillus sp. Marseille-P6563, a single genomic region encodes these proteins:
- a CDS encoding DedA family protein, producing the protein MTVQHFIDLFQQYGLPMMAAVFFCEYLNLPGFPAGVIMPAVGILIGQSQLNLILSIGISIAASLAGCLVMYAICYYGGAPLLTKAFSKSPKFHHFMDRCHDYLEKGRGRGLFVCRLIPVLRTIVSIPAGLVRMPLHEYVVWSTAGIAIWNTILISCGYFFSEAFLNGGFLSFL; encoded by the coding sequence ATGACCGTTCAGCATTTTATCGACCTTTTTCAGCAGTATGGCCTGCCGATGATGGCGGCCGTGTTTTTTTGTGAATATCTAAATTTGCCTGGTTTTCCGGCCGGTGTGATCATGCCCGCCGTCGGTATCCTGATCGGCCAAAGTCAGCTCAATTTGATTTTGTCGATTGGAATATCGATTGCAGCCAGTCTGGCCGGATGCCTTGTTATGTATGCGATCTGTTATTATGGCGGCGCGCCGCTTCTGACGAAAGCTTTTAGCAAAAGCCCGAAATTTCATCACTTCATGGACCGCTGCCACGACTATCTGGAAAAGGGACGCGGACGGGGACTGTTTGTCTGCCGACTCATCCCGGTGCTGCGCACCATTGTATCCATTCCCGCCGGCCTGGTCCGCATGCCGCTGCACGAATATGTCGTCTGGTCGACGGCGGGTATCGCCATTTGGAATACAATTTTGATTTCCTGCGGTTACTTTTTCAGCGAAGCGTTTTTAAACGGCGGTTTCTTATCCTTTCTATAA